In Cyclopterus lumpus isolate fCycLum1 chromosome 17, fCycLum1.pri, whole genome shotgun sequence, a genomic segment contains:
- the metap1d gene encoding methionine aminopeptidase 1D, mitochondrial isoform X1, which produces MATHCSVGLATRSAGLGGFLRRVFSLRSWGPPQSLLCPQHRQFFWRKWKSSHNVVRPATVRPAYAVPKHIVQPDYVSHRLVPEWPDYIEIKNQEQIEGLARACQLARQVLLLAGRSLRVGMTTDEIDFIVHQETIKHSAYPSPLRYGGFPKSVCTSVNNVVCHGIPDSRPLEDGDIINVDVTVYLDGYHGDTSETFLIGQVDEVGQRLVETARRCRDEAIAACKPGAQLCVIGNTISEIAHASGFKVCPYFIGHGIGSDFHCHPEIWHHANDNDMIMDEGMSFTIEPILLEGSAEFRILKDKWTAVSADDQRSAQFEHTVVITSDGVDILTKLPEESNLGPEGN; this is translated from the exons ATGGCGACGCACTGTTCTGTGGGACTGGCAACAAGATCAGCAG GACTCGGTGGTTTCCTGCGTAGAGTTTTTTCTTTAAGAAGCTGGGGTCCCCCACAATCCCTACTGTGTCCGCAACATCGTCAGTTCTTCTGGAGGAAGTGGAAAAGTTCTCACAATGTAGTTCGTCCAGCTACTGTTAGGCCCGCCTATGCAGTACCCAAG CACATTGTGCAGCCTGACTATGTGAGCCATAGACTGGTCCCAGAATGGCCGGACTACATAGAGATCAAAAACCAAGAGCAGATCGAAGGTCTTGCCAGAGCCTGTCAGCTAGCCAGACAAGTGCTGCTACTAGCTGGACGCAGTCTGAGG GTTGGTATGACAACGGATGAAATAGACTTCATCGTGCACCAGGAGACGATCAAGCACAGTGCCTACCCATCCCCTCTCAGATATGGGGGTTTCCCCAAGTCAGTCTGTACATCTGTGAACAACGTGGTCTGTCATGGCATACCTGACAG TCGGCCACTTGAAGATGGAGATATCATCAACGTTGATGTCACG GTGTATTTAGATGGTTACCATGGTGACACTTCAGAAACCTTCTTGATTGGCCAGGTGGATGAGGTCGGGCAGCGATTGGTGGAAACTGCAAGGCGCTGTCGAGATGAGGCCATTGCTGCCTGCAAGCCAGGTGCACAGCTCTGTGTTATAGGAAACACGATCAG TGAAATCGCCCACGCCAGTGGTTTTAAAGTGTGTCCTTATTTCATTGGACATGGAATAGGTTCTGACTTTCATTGCCATCCTGAGATCTGGCACCATG CTAACGACAATGACATGATCATGGATGAAGGGATGTCTTTCACGATAG AGCCCATACTGCTGGAGGGGTCTGCAGAGTTTAGAATCCTGAAGGACAAGTGGACCGCAGTGTCTGCAGACGATCAAAG GTCCGCTCAGTTTGAACACACGGTGGTTATCACGTCTGACGGAGTGGATATTCTCACTAAACTGCCCGAAGAGAGCAATCTGGGACCTGAAGGAAACTAA
- the metap1d gene encoding methionine aminopeptidase 1D, mitochondrial isoform X2 encodes MATHCSVGLATRSAGLGGFLRRVFSLRSWGPPQSLLCPQHRQFFWRKWKSSHNVVRPATVRPAYAVPKHIVQPDYVSHRLVPEWPDYIEIKNQEQIEGLARACQLARQVLLLAGRSLRVGMTTDEIDFIVHQETIKHSAYPSPLRYGGFPKSVCTSVNNVVCHGIPDSRPLEDGDIINVDVTVDEVGQRLVETARRCRDEAIAACKPGAQLCVIGNTISEIAHASGFKVCPYFIGHGIGSDFHCHPEIWHHANDNDMIMDEGMSFTIEPILLEGSAEFRILKDKWTAVSADDQRSAQFEHTVVITSDGVDILTKLPEESNLGPEGN; translated from the exons ATGGCGACGCACTGTTCTGTGGGACTGGCAACAAGATCAGCAG GACTCGGTGGTTTCCTGCGTAGAGTTTTTTCTTTAAGAAGCTGGGGTCCCCCACAATCCCTACTGTGTCCGCAACATCGTCAGTTCTTCTGGAGGAAGTGGAAAAGTTCTCACAATGTAGTTCGTCCAGCTACTGTTAGGCCCGCCTATGCAGTACCCAAG CACATTGTGCAGCCTGACTATGTGAGCCATAGACTGGTCCCAGAATGGCCGGACTACATAGAGATCAAAAACCAAGAGCAGATCGAAGGTCTTGCCAGAGCCTGTCAGCTAGCCAGACAAGTGCTGCTACTAGCTGGACGCAGTCTGAGG GTTGGTATGACAACGGATGAAATAGACTTCATCGTGCACCAGGAGACGATCAAGCACAGTGCCTACCCATCCCCTCTCAGATATGGGGGTTTCCCCAAGTCAGTCTGTACATCTGTGAACAACGTGGTCTGTCATGGCATACCTGACAG TCGGCCACTTGAAGATGGAGATATCATCAACGTTGATGTCACG GTGGATGAGGTCGGGCAGCGATTGGTGGAAACTGCAAGGCGCTGTCGAGATGAGGCCATTGCTGCCTGCAAGCCAGGTGCACAGCTCTGTGTTATAGGAAACACGATCAG TGAAATCGCCCACGCCAGTGGTTTTAAAGTGTGTCCTTATTTCATTGGACATGGAATAGGTTCTGACTTTCATTGCCATCCTGAGATCTGGCACCATG CTAACGACAATGACATGATCATGGATGAAGGGATGTCTTTCACGATAG AGCCCATACTGCTGGAGGGGTCTGCAGAGTTTAGAATCCTGAAGGACAAGTGGACCGCAGTGTCTGCAGACGATCAAAG GTCCGCTCAGTTTGAACACACGGTGGTTATCACGTCTGACGGAGTGGATATTCTCACTAAACTGCCCGAAGAGAGCAATCTGGGACCTGAAGGAAACTAA